From a region of the uncultured Draconibacterium sp. genome:
- a CDS encoding outer membrane beta-barrel family protein, whose protein sequence is MKTRLVFCTAILMLLFTHLASAQRCNLTGKIIDKLTHEPIAYANVALFSSNDSALVSGTITDDNGQFLLEKLKKGKYSIKMSFIGYQAVITNNVLLQPGTRNLGETELSVLSENIEEITVKSTKPAMSYKVDRKVINAGSFPGANAAIDLLENVPSVQLDLDGNLTYRGDGTFKVYINGHPVANGTEKLRQLPTNRIDKIEVITNPSAKYDAEGTAGIIQVILKKNRLEGYAINSSIKVNNLGAYRAMFSIDNKTEKSGWYINSYWSEDVWSKYNENIRQAITDGTTTYITNSDFDSKHNQKNSNVELGFNYDISDKDYIDFSGYINPLKIKQKNTSKGWVSEQIINENGNTSNSDHLLNSLYTCNYQYVGGTLSYEHTFNKNRSHLLSAYVDYSGYVTDLTERQHDEQIYDNRTDREGFIGSEHKETIIEAKLEYKMPISKKLSMETGAEIITDHIPRITSVSGTFNEDGNITKYNDAPLNQTVDFIQDVYAPFLLLKHEGEKFAIQAGTRVEFTNRRSDYSYDDENSNRVTLPDRNRFTNFFPSAHVTYNFSETHQLYLSYSRRIQRPNYWKLVPLEQYESPYSYYTGNGDLQPAYTDALEAGYKKSWDKNFISVEVFTRKTDNVIQSYTSAGSENTLILSPENVGESWSTGIEIMGGVNIFSWWNSNLSTSLYDYRLNVDFNDSQYTRKQFKTDTRWNNTFILPKSFVLKWDLSYNSPYKTAQSKRDDFWVSNIALKKEFNEGKWITTLVYKDIFSSYEHTTAQTGNDFSILTRTDYKPSFSLKLAYSFDNQK, encoded by the coding sequence ATGAAAACAAGATTAGTATTTTGCACAGCCATTCTTATGCTTCTTTTTACGCATCTGGCTTCTGCCCAACGATGTAATTTAACCGGAAAAATCATCGATAAATTAACACACGAGCCCATAGCTTATGCCAATGTTGCGCTTTTCTCATCAAACGATTCAGCACTTGTTTCGGGTACTATAACCGACGACAACGGACAATTTCTGTTGGAAAAATTAAAGAAAGGAAAATACAGCATAAAAATGAGTTTTATTGGTTATCAGGCGGTAATAACAAACAATGTTTTACTACAACCCGGAACCCGCAATCTGGGCGAAACAGAACTTTCGGTTTTATCAGAAAATATTGAAGAAATAACCGTGAAAAGTACAAAACCGGCCATGAGTTATAAAGTAGATCGTAAAGTTATTAATGCCGGAAGTTTTCCGGGCGCCAATGCTGCCATCGATCTACTGGAAAATGTTCCGTCGGTTCAGTTAGATCTCGACGGCAACCTTACCTACCGTGGCGATGGAACATTTAAAGTGTATATTAACGGTCATCCGGTGGCCAATGGCACTGAAAAGCTTCGCCAGCTGCCCACTAACCGAATTGATAAAATTGAGGTAATTACGAACCCTTCGGCCAAATACGATGCCGAAGGAACTGCCGGAATTATACAAGTGATTCTGAAAAAGAACCGTTTGGAAGGATATGCCATTAATTCCAGCATTAAAGTTAATAACCTTGGAGCATATCGTGCAATGTTTTCTATCGATAATAAAACAGAAAAAAGTGGCTGGTACATCAACTCGTACTGGTCGGAGGATGTGTGGAGCAAATACAACGAAAACATCCGCCAAGCTATTACCGACGGAACAACAACGTACATCACCAATTCTGATTTCGATTCAAAACACAATCAAAAAAATTCAAATGTAGAACTAGGATTTAACTACGATATTTCTGATAAAGACTACATCGACTTCTCGGGCTATATTAACCCGTTAAAAATAAAGCAAAAAAATACCAGTAAAGGTTGGGTTTCCGAACAAATTATAAACGAAAACGGAAACACGAGCAATTCCGACCATCTGTTAAACAGTTTGTACACTTGTAATTACCAATATGTTGGAGGAACACTAAGCTATGAACACACTTTTAATAAAAACCGCTCGCATTTACTTTCGGCTTATGTCGACTATTCGGGCTATGTTACTGATTTAACTGAACGCCAACACGACGAACAGATTTACGATAACCGCACTGATCGAGAAGGGTTTATCGGATCGGAACATAAAGAAACCATAATTGAAGCAAAACTGGAATACAAAATGCCTATCAGCAAAAAACTAAGCATGGAAACCGGTGCTGAAATTATTACCGACCACATTCCTAGAATTACTTCGGTTAGCGGTACTTTCAACGAGGATGGGAATATTACAAAATACAACGATGCGCCACTCAACCAAACTGTCGATTTTATCCAGGATGTTTATGCACCTTTTCTGTTGCTAAAACACGAAGGTGAAAAGTTTGCAATTCAAGCCGGAACCAGAGTTGAGTTTACTAATCGTCGCTCTGATTACAGCTATGACGACGAAAACAGCAACCGGGTAACTCTTCCCGACCGCAACAGGTTTACCAATTTTTTTCCATCAGCGCATGTAACTTATAATTTTAGCGAAACCCATCAGCTTTACCTGAGTTATTCGCGCCGCATACAACGACCAAATTACTGGAAGCTGGTACCACTTGAGCAATATGAATCGCCTTACTCGTATTACACCGGAAATGGCGATTTACAACCTGCTTACACCGATGCTTTAGAAGCCGGTTATAAAAAATCGTGGGATAAGAACTTTATATCAGTAGAAGTTTTTACACGCAAAACTGATAATGTAATACAAAGTTACACCAGTGCCGGCAGCGAAAACACACTGATATTATCGCCCGAAAACGTAGGAGAATCGTGGAGTACCGGAATAGAAATTATGGGTGGAGTAAATATATTTTCGTGGTGGAACAGCAATTTAAGTACCAGCCTTTATGATTATCGGCTAAATGTAGATTTTAATGATTCGCAATACACCCGCAAACAATTTAAGACCGATACACGCTGGAACAACACCTTTATTCTTCCCAAATCGTTTGTGCTAAAATGGGATTTAAGTTACAATAGCCCATACAAAACAGCGCAATCAAAACGCGATGATTTTTGGGTGTCGAACATAGCACTAAAAAAAGAGTTTAACGAAGGAAAATGGATTACAACGCTGGTATACAAAGATATTTTTTCGAGTTACGAACATACAACAGCACAAACAGGTAATGATTTTTCAATACTAACACGTACTGATTATAAACCATCATTTTCGTTAAAACTCGCTTATTCATTCGATAACCAGAAATAG
- a CDS encoding branched-chain amino acid aminotransferase, protein MQQKLQIEYKTSRLKTYTMENLDWKNIGFGYRDTDYNVRCYYRNGEWGELEISSSNSINIHMSATALHYGQEAFEGLKAFKGKDGKVRVFRMDENARRMQDSADGILMAKLPVEKFQEAVRMAVKMNERFIPPYESGAALYIRPLLIGTGPQIGVSPAEEYLFMVFVMPVGPYFPEGFKPTNLVIYREFDRAAPQGTGKYKVGGNYAASMYEGKKAKKNGFSAVLYLDSKEKKYIDECGPANFFGIKNNTYITPESDSILPSITNKSLIVLAEEMGLKVERRKVPYEELAEFDEVGACGTAAVISPIKGIYDNDNDKWFKYGNQEEAGEWSTKLYNKLRAIQYGDEPDTHGWVEIIE, encoded by the coding sequence ATGCAACAAAAGTTGCAAATAGAATATAAAACAAGCAGACTTAAAACGTACACAATGGAAAATCTCGATTGGAAAAATATTGGGTTTGGATACCGCGATACCGACTATAACGTTCGCTGCTATTACCGTAATGGCGAGTGGGGAGAATTGGAAATCAGCTCATCGAACAGCATTAACATTCATATGTCGGCAACGGCATTACACTATGGACAGGAAGCTTTTGAAGGACTAAAAGCCTTTAAAGGAAAAGATGGCAAAGTCCGTGTTTTTCGTATGGATGAAAATGCCAGGCGTATGCAAGATTCTGCCGATGGTATTCTGATGGCTAAACTTCCGGTTGAGAAATTTCAGGAGGCCGTACGTATGGCCGTAAAAATGAATGAACGTTTTATTCCGCCTTACGAATCGGGTGCTGCGTTGTACATTCGTCCGCTGTTAATTGGTACCGGACCGCAAATTGGTGTGTCACCGGCCGAAGAGTACCTGTTTATGGTATTTGTAATGCCTGTTGGCCCTTATTTCCCTGAAGGTTTCAAACCTACCAACCTGGTAATTTATCGCGAATTCGACCGTGCTGCTCCGCAAGGAACAGGAAAATATAAAGTTGGTGGAAACTATGCAGCCAGCATGTACGAAGGTAAAAAAGCCAAGAAAAACGGTTTCTCGGCTGTACTTTATCTCGATAGTAAAGAGAAAAAATACATCGACGAATGTGGACCGGCCAACTTCTTTGGCATAAAAAACAATACCTACATTACACCGGAATCGGATTCAATTCTTCCATCGATCACCAACAAAAGCCTTATCGTTTTGGCCGAAGAAATGGGATTGAAGGTGGAGCGCCGGAAAGTTCCGTACGAAGAACTGGCCGAGTTTGATGAAGTTGGAGCTTGCGGAACTGCTGCTGTAATTTCGCCAATTAAAGGTATTTACGATAACGACAACGACAAGTGGTTTAAATACGGCAACCAGGAAGAAGCCGGCGAATGGTCGACAAAATTATACAACAAACTTCGCGCAATTCAATACGGCGACGAACCCGACACACATGGTTGGGTGGAGATAATTGAGTAA
- a CDS encoding transposase has product MKIEYNNLYTHFILTTYKRMAVISEKSRERIEKYITGIVSHQKSKLYAIYANPEHVHFLVSRSPLISEEELLEVVAGSTERFINSNKLVAGKFTWQQSASAFSVSKSDVDRVCKYILNQPEHHKTTTFEEEYQKFIEHYQTGTNNQ; this is encoded by the coding sequence ATGAAAATTGAATATAACAATCTTTACACGCATTTTATTCTTACCACCTACAAACGAATGGCAGTCATTTCCGAGAAAAGCAGAGAGCGGATTGAAAAGTACATTACAGGAATTGTATCGCATCAGAAATCAAAATTATATGCCATTTATGCCAATCCTGAACATGTTCATTTTTTGGTCTCTCGTTCACCGCTTATTTCGGAAGAAGAACTTCTGGAAGTCGTTGCAGGCAGCACAGAACGATTTATTAACTCGAATAAATTAGTTGCAGGAAAATTTACCTGGCAGCAATCTGCTTCGGCTTTTTCAGTGTCAAAATCGGATGTGGACCGGGTTTGCAAATACATTTTGAATCAACCGGAACATCATAAAACAACAACGTTCGAGGAAGAATATCAGAAGTTTATTGAGCATTATCAGACTGGTACTAATAATCAGTAA
- a CDS encoding isoprenylcysteine carboxylmethyltransferase family protein, whose product MEILKIVPFISFLAFAAILYFRVWQLQKKGIRLWSKQRKKKQSMYLLFPLFGLLLFVWLFEVIRAAFQFSTTILPKLLTYKLIESIFPEVFGTVLVLFSLVLFWVTLNHFNTSLRFGLAKNNKGKLVTSGIFSMSRNPFFLSLGIYFLGVVLILPCLYLLVFTLAAFVGIHCFILKEERFMYENYGEEYNNYAKTVRRYF is encoded by the coding sequence ATGGAGATTTTAAAAATAGTGCCATTTATAAGTTTCTTAGCATTTGCAGCAATACTGTATTTTCGGGTGTGGCAATTGCAAAAAAAAGGAATTCGGCTTTGGTCTAAACAGCGGAAAAAGAAACAATCGATGTACCTGCTTTTTCCCTTGTTTGGATTATTGCTTTTTGTTTGGCTTTTTGAAGTTATTCGTGCTGCATTTCAGTTTTCTACCACTATTCTTCCTAAACTACTGACTTATAAACTTATTGAAAGTATTTTTCCTGAAGTTTTTGGTACGGTACTCGTTTTATTTTCACTGGTACTATTTTGGGTTACTCTTAATCATTTTAACACCTCACTGCGTTTTGGATTAGCCAAAAACAACAAAGGAAAATTAGTTACCTCGGGCATTTTTTCCATGTCGCGTAACCCCTTCTTTCTTTCGCTCGGAATTTACTTTTTAGGCGTTGTACTGATTCTTCCCTGCCTCTATTTGCTTGTTTTTACCTTGGCTGCTTTTGTGGGAATTCATTGCTTCATTCTAAAAGAAGAACGATTTATGTATGAAAATTACGGGGAGGAATACAACAACTACGCAAAAACCGTAAGGCGCTATTTTTGA
- a CDS encoding ATP-binding protein translates to MILKSDLKILIDSQKLSSDQISSYINRELVDQILNENSELIIITGLKRTGKKSVLYQLKNRYPDAAFYINFRHPGFYGFDQNDFFKLDEIIAAAESKILLFDGLTTMEGWQDYIRQKLDEGFRVVFTTSNARVLNTEKGRSLTGRYISKVITPLSYDEFCSYHSLERDENSVMDYMAKGGFFVPETNRDEFLGQLFDDIVVREIGLTNGIRDLRAFKRLSLHLLRHVGEMITANQLKNILGIKTTTTVVDYLNFMEAGFLMYYVPKFSYSLRKQLVNPRKVYVADTGFVSAATFNIGEKTGQLLENLVFLYLQSKFTELFYFSENGYCDFIGFGKDQAKVAVQVCAKLEQDNLEQELNGLLEAMDFFGFKEGTLVTLNQTDTFIRKDKTIQVVPFYQFATQK, encoded by the coding sequence ATGATTTTAAAATCAGACTTAAAAATACTAATTGATTCACAAAAACTTTCATCTGATCAGATTAGTTCTTATATAAATAGAGAGTTAGTTGATCAAATATTGAATGAAAATAGTGAGTTAATTATTATAACGGGTTTAAAACGAACCGGAAAAAAATCTGTGCTTTACCAGTTAAAAAACAGGTACCCCGATGCTGCTTTTTACATCAATTTCAGGCATCCCGGGTTTTATGGTTTTGATCAGAACGATTTTTTTAAGCTCGATGAAATCATTGCAGCAGCTGAAAGCAAAATATTGCTGTTCGACGGACTTACAACTATGGAAGGCTGGCAGGATTATATTCGCCAAAAGCTGGATGAAGGCTTTCGGGTTGTTTTTACGACTTCGAATGCAAGAGTGCTGAATACTGAAAAGGGAAGGAGTTTAACCGGTAGGTACATCAGTAAAGTAATTACACCGCTTTCGTATGATGAGTTCTGCTCTTACCACTCGTTGGAGCGGGATGAAAATTCGGTAATGGATTATATGGCAAAAGGTGGTTTTTTTGTGCCCGAAACCAATCGCGACGAATTTCTAGGTCAGTTGTTTGACGACATAGTTGTCCGCGAGATTGGATTAACCAACGGTATTCGTGATTTAAGGGCGTTTAAACGCCTCAGTTTACATTTACTGCGCCACGTTGGGGAAATGATCACTGCCAACCAGCTAAAGAATATATTAGGCATAAAAACCACAACTACGGTGGTTGACTATTTGAATTTTATGGAGGCCGGTTTTTTAATGTACTATGTTCCAAAATTTAGCTACTCGCTGCGAAAACAGCTGGTAAACCCACGAAAAGTTTATGTGGCCGATACGGGTTTTGTAAGTGCGGCAACTTTTAATATCGGGGAAAAAACGGGTCAGCTACTTGAAAACCTGGTATTTCTGTATTTACAATCGAAATTCACTGAACTCTTCTATTTTTCGGAAAACGGGTACTGCGACTTCATCGGTTTTGGAAAAGATCAGGCGAAAGTGGCGGTTCAGGTTTGTGCAAAACTGGAACAGGATAATCTGGAACAAGAGTTGAATGGTTTGCTGGAAGCTATGGATTTCTTCGGTTTCAAAGAAGGGACTTTGGTAACTTTAAACCAAACTGACACTTTTATTCGTAAGGATAAAACCATTCAGGTGGTGCCGTTTTATCAGTTTGCCACTCAAAAATAG
- a CDS encoding RNA polymerase sigma factor, producing MTITEYNLAVDEYSDRLYRFVLKSIKDVHAAQDIVQDSYEKLWKNHENVDGKKVKSYLFTTAYHTMIDRIRKEKRSAFAEDLSLSEEGHESNYSDLSEILNEAVKKLPEIQRMVVLLRDYEGYNYNEIGELTNLSESQVKVYIYRARLFLKKYIGSIEAVA from the coding sequence ATGACAATTACCGAATATAACCTTGCTGTAGATGAGTACTCAGACCGCCTGTACCGCTTTGTGCTAAAAAGCATTAAGGATGTACATGCGGCGCAGGATATTGTGCAGGACAGCTACGAGAAACTGTGGAAGAACCACGAGAATGTGGATGGCAAAAAAGTAAAATCATATCTTTTTACCACTGCCTACCATACAATGATCGACCGCATACGCAAGGAAAAACGTTCGGCGTTTGCTGAGGATTTAAGCTTGTCGGAAGAAGGCCACGAAAGCAATTATTCCGACTTAAGCGAAATACTAAATGAAGCCGTTAAAAAACTACCTGAGATACAACGAATGGTAGTGTTGTTGCGCGATTACGAAGGATACAACTACAATGAAATTGGCGAGCTTACCAACCTAAGCGAGTCGCAGGTGAAGGTTTACATTTACCGTGCAAGGTTGTTTCTGAAAAAATATATTGGCAGCATTGAGGCTGTGGCATAA
- a CDS encoding outer membrane beta-barrel protein, producing the protein MKQLLILILCCTLSINLFAQNDTTEIKVLKKNVVTVVEDHDKVQVAVGDGVEVITDDWGDTTHVRVGRRTFKVIDGHNGTSIKVEKDKNRPKWSGRFNPHWAGLEVGVNIMTGTDYSIYNNNPDFSDYDGDFLDLNPGKSLSWNLNFAEFAFKNERKTFGVVTGLGISFNDYTFNDPITIEKYNGDGIIVPVNLPNDNDGNSIKKSKLHVNYLTAPLMLEVKTPLRMGSSRMYLAGGVIGSLYLGSHTKYKYYKGDKEKSKSGYNVSQWKYELTGRIGFGDFCVFANYSMTPLFKDGKGPEGAPLMIGISFPNI; encoded by the coding sequence ATGAAACAATTATTGATCTTAATTTTATGCTGCACACTAAGCATAAATCTATTCGCACAAAACGATACCACCGAGATTAAAGTATTAAAAAAGAACGTGGTAACTGTTGTTGAAGACCACGACAAAGTACAGGTTGCTGTTGGCGATGGCGTTGAAGTAATTACCGACGACTGGGGTGACACGACACATGTTCGAGTTGGACGCCGGACCTTTAAAGTTATTGATGGCCACAATGGAACATCCATTAAAGTTGAAAAAGACAAAAACCGCCCAAAATGGTCGGGACGTTTTAACCCGCATTGGGCAGGTCTTGAGGTCGGTGTGAACATCATGACCGGAACCGACTACTCCATCTACAACAATAATCCTGATTTTAGTGATTATGATGGTGATTTTCTCGACCTGAATCCGGGCAAATCGTTATCGTGGAACCTGAATTTTGCTGAATTTGCATTTAAAAACGAACGCAAAACCTTTGGCGTAGTTACCGGCCTCGGAATAAGTTTTAACGACTACACCTTTAACGATCCGATTACTATTGAAAAATACAATGGTGACGGAATAATTGTACCCGTTAACTTACCCAACGATAACGACGGGAATAGCATTAAAAAATCGAAGTTACATGTAAATTATCTCACAGCACCATTAATGCTTGAGGTTAAAACCCCACTTCGGATGGGCAGCTCGCGCATGTATTTGGCCGGAGGTGTTATTGGCAGCCTTTACCTGGGCTCGCACACCAAATACAAATACTACAAAGGCGATAAAGAAAAATCGAAAAGTGGCTATAATGTTAGTCAGTGGAAATACGAACTTACCGGGCGTATTGGTTTTGGCGACTTCTGTGTATTTGCCAATTACAGTATGACACCATTATTTAAAGATGGCAAAGGCCCTGAAGGCGCTCCATTAATGATAGGTATTTCATTCCCGAATATTTAA